GCTGCTAAAAAAAACGTTCCCCAAGCCGCAATATGAAAGTATGAATCCCAACCCTCAGACCTTTGTTGACGCAACCTTGCTGGTAAGTACAGCCTCGTAAAAATGAAACCAGTAACAAGAACAATCAATACATAGAACAGCCCCAATGACAATACTCCTAGTTAGCAGCCTCACGTACTTTTTTTACAACAGCCTTTGAATCTCTTTTTAAAACAACGCAACCATTTTTATCAACATCAAATCTGTCTTTGTTTTTTTTCATAAGTTCTGCCAAGCGAGTCGCTTGGTCAGTCGTTTTTTTTGAAGTTGTGGTTTGCATAAGCAAGCTTCCCTTTATCTTGTAAGCCTTAGTACGCTTCGAGAATTACTATCAAATTCTTGAGCAGCACACCAACTATGGTTTAGCTTAGCACCTTAGTACTCTTTTTGCGTCAGCCTAGAAAAATTTAGTAGACATGTATTTTAAGAACATTTGTATCGTAACAGTACGGGACAGAAGCGAGATAGTGGATCTTTAATCACTTGTAGCTATATCAAACAAGTATTTGTAATGCTCATCGAAATCGTCGCTATGGCTAACACCTAGAATGCATGCCATCCGTGCAATATTGACGCCCTGATCAATCGTGATGCCACCTTCAACTAAATGACTTTCAATGTATTGGTATACATGTTCGCTTACATCAGCATTCAACATTTTATCTGCAAATTCAATCATTCTGAGAGTGGTGTTTTGACTCATCTTCGGCAAAGCTCCTAAATTGACTCTAAAACCAATTCATTCTCAATGAAGACTTGATAACGATTCTTTCGTATATTGGCGTACTTGATTTTTGAATCTTGGCCAGTCAACTTGATGATACTTTCCAATAGCTTTCGGTCATGATCGGACATCTTAGAGCCAATAATCACTTCTCGAAGAGCATTGAAGTGATTGTACTTTAGTTCACCATCCCCAGTTTTAATGAATCGATATTCCTTTTCATTTGCATAGCTGTCAGGTTTGTTCATATATGCTGAGGTGACTAGTCTTCCAAAGTTATCATGTTTGAAGTTTTTTCCCGGAACTTCCTCTAGTCCAGATTCTTCAGTAATTAGGTTATCGCCGATGAGAATGTTCGAAATAGGCTGATAGCCTATATAATCATGGACTAAAGTCTTATCGTTGAATTCTTCAACAAGTCTCTGCTTATCAAAA
Above is a genomic segment from Vibrio sp. 10N containing:
- a CDS encoding DUF2971 domain-containing protein, encoding MYLYKFQRVDKYSVANLLNTCLYFAKPANLNDPTESLFELELPNPDDKYCPDLEHFKNIAALSMAVDMERPYELSDSLFHWSYYADGLRGFCMVFDKQRLVEEFNDKTLVHDYIGYQPISNILIGDNLITEESGLEEVPGKNFKHDNFGRLVTSAYMNKPDSYANEKEYRFIKTGDGELKYNHFNALREVIIGSKMSDHDRKLLESIIKLTGQDSKIKYANIRKNRYQVFIENELVLESI